A portion of the Cryptomeria japonica chromosome 5, Sugi_1.0, whole genome shotgun sequence genome contains these proteins:
- the LOC131032855 gene encoding protein SRG1 isoform X1, whose translation MFNSAMVFDPSEGISEGFLVPVVQELASQNLHSLPQRYIRSEKERPNNSTPHLDIPIIDMGMFMRDSDLCKQKELEKLGMACKQWGFFQAVNHGIPLSLTERMKAIVKEFIQLPLEEKLNYKIEEFEGYGQAFVASDDQILDWADIMYLTTLPQEERKMNFWPTKPVDFRETVDQYALEIQKLGNTFLCLLSEYAGLKADCFIKKYEKMTQLMRLNYYPPCPRPDLALGLSPHSDGYALTVLLQDDETVGLQICKDSEWIPVQPIPGALVVNIGDMLEVMSNGIYKSIEHRAITNMDRDRISIAMFYGPARETEVGPAPELIDELHPCQYRRFILADYMQNFLSGKLEGKKNIEFAKIKS comes from the exons ATGTTTAATTCAGCCATGGTATTTGATCCATCTGAGGGAATTTCAGAAGGATTTTTAGTCCCTGTTGTTCAGGAATTGGCATCCCAGAACCTTCACAGTCTTCCTCAAAGATATATCAGATCAGAGAAAGAGCGCCcaaataactctactcctcatttGGACATCCCCATTATTGATATGGGCATGTTTATGAGAGATTCGGATCTCTGCAAGCAAAAGGAATTGGAAAAACTTGGTATGGCATGCAAGCAATGGGGATTTTTTCAG GCTGTGAATCACGGAATTCCTCTGTCTCTGACGGAAAGAATGAAGGCAATTGTAAAGGAATTCATTCAGTTACCTCTGGAAGAAaagctcaactacaaaatagaagagtTTGAAGGCTATGGTCAAGCCTTTGTAGCCTCAGACGACCAAATATTGGACTGGGCAGATATCATGTACTTGACAACTCTGCCCCAAGAGGAGAGAAAAATGAATTTTTGGCCTACAAAGCCAGTGGATTTTAG AGAAACCGTCGATCAATACGCTCTTGAAATTCAAAAGCTTGGCAACACATTTCTTTGCCTTTTATCAGAGTATGCCGGACTAAAAGCAGACTGCTTCATTAAAAAGTACGAGAAAATGACACAGTTAATGAGATTGAATTACTACCCACCCTGCCCAAGACCAGATCTGGCTTTAGGTCTAAGCCCTCATTCAGATGGATATGCTTTGACAGTTTTGTTGCAGGATGATGAAACAGTGGGGCTACAGATCTGTAAGGATAGTGAATGGATTCCAGTTCAACCCATCCCTGGTGCCCTAGTTGTCAATATTGGGGATATGCTTGAG gtAATGAGTAATGGAATATATAAAAGCATTGAGCACAGAGCAATCACAAATATGGACAGAGATCGAATCTCCATTGCCATGTTTTACGGTCCAGCTAGGGAAACAGAAGTGGGTCCTGCTCCTGAGCTCATAGATGAGTTGCATCCGTGTCAATACAGAAGATTCATTCTTGCAGACTATATGCAGAATTTCTTGTCTGGCAAACTGGAAGGGAAGAAGAATATTGAATTTGCCAAAATCAAGTCATAA
- the LOC131032855 gene encoding protein SRG1 isoform X2 has protein sequence MGMFMRDSDLCKQKELEKLGMACKQWGFFQAVNHGIPLSLTERMKAIVKEFIQLPLEEKLNYKIEEFEGYGQAFVASDDQILDWADIMYLTTLPQEERKMNFWPTKPVDFRETVDQYALEIQKLGNTFLCLLSEYAGLKADCFIKKYEKMTQLMRLNYYPPCPRPDLALGLSPHSDGYALTVLLQDDETVGLQICKDSEWIPVQPIPGALVVNIGDMLEVMSNGIYKSIEHRAITNMDRDRISIAMFYGPARETEVGPAPELIDELHPCQYRRFILADYMQNFLSGKLEGKKNIEFAKIKS, from the exons ATGGGCATGTTTATGAGAGATTCGGATCTCTGCAAGCAAAAGGAATTGGAAAAACTTGGTATGGCATGCAAGCAATGGGGATTTTTTCAG GCTGTGAATCACGGAATTCCTCTGTCTCTGACGGAAAGAATGAAGGCAATTGTAAAGGAATTCATTCAGTTACCTCTGGAAGAAaagctcaactacaaaatagaagagtTTGAAGGCTATGGTCAAGCCTTTGTAGCCTCAGACGACCAAATATTGGACTGGGCAGATATCATGTACTTGACAACTCTGCCCCAAGAGGAGAGAAAAATGAATTTTTGGCCTACAAAGCCAGTGGATTTTAG AGAAACCGTCGATCAATACGCTCTTGAAATTCAAAAGCTTGGCAACACATTTCTTTGCCTTTTATCAGAGTATGCCGGACTAAAAGCAGACTGCTTCATTAAAAAGTACGAGAAAATGACACAGTTAATGAGATTGAATTACTACCCACCCTGCCCAAGACCAGATCTGGCTTTAGGTCTAAGCCCTCATTCAGATGGATATGCTTTGACAGTTTTGTTGCAGGATGATGAAACAGTGGGGCTACAGATCTGTAAGGATAGTGAATGGATTCCAGTTCAACCCATCCCTGGTGCCCTAGTTGTCAATATTGGGGATATGCTTGAG gtAATGAGTAATGGAATATATAAAAGCATTGAGCACAGAGCAATCACAAATATGGACAGAGATCGAATCTCCATTGCCATGTTTTACGGTCCAGCTAGGGAAACAGAAGTGGGTCCTGCTCCTGAGCTCATAGATGAGTTGCATCCGTGTCAATACAGAAGATTCATTCTTGCAGACTATATGCAGAATTTCTTGTCTGGCAAACTGGAAGGGAAGAAGAATATTGAATTTGCCAAAATCAAGTCATAA